CTTTTATATTTCGCGGGCAGTCGAAGTCGATGGCGGTGAGCGGTTCTTCGGCGAAGTAGAAGGAATTGAAGTTGCCTTGTTCGTATGTCAGGTACGGGAACGGTTTTAGATCGGCAAGCGTGATGCGTTCCTTTTTGGCGAGCGGGTTCTTGGACGACATGAACACGTGCAACGGTGTAGTGAACAAGGGCTCGAATACCAAGTTGTTTTTCCGAATCAGGTTGCGAATGACTTTTTCGTTTTTGCCGCTCAGGTAGAGCACTCCAATTTCACTTTTCATCTTGGTGACATCATCGATGATTTCGTTTGTCTGCGTCTCGCGGAGCGTGAAGTCGTAACTGGGGCCGCCAAACTTGCGGATAACATCGACAAAGGCGTTTACGGCGAAGGAATAGTGCTGGCAACTGACGGAAAAAATCGTGTTCCCGTTTTCGCCCCCCTTGTAGTGTTCTTCGAGGAGCGAGGCTTGTTCAAGAACCTGACGCGCATAGGAGAGGAACTCGTCGCCTTCGTTCGTGATGGTGACGCCCTTGTTGCTGCGAATGAAAATCGTTACACCCATTTCTTCTTCGAGTTCGTGAATAGCAGCTGTCAGGCTGGGCTGCGATATAAAGACTCGCTTGGATGCTTCGGTGATATTTAGCGTGTCGGCGACCGCTACGGCGTATTTAAGTTGTTGTAAAGTCATAGTGTTATTTTATTGCTGGTTATCCACCATAGATTTAAACTATGGTGATGTGATAAAAAATAGTATTTTACCTATTTCAAAAAAGATGGTATATTTGCAC
This DNA window, taken from Fibrobacter sp. UWR2, encodes the following:
- a CDS encoding LysR family transcriptional regulator; the encoded protein is MTLQQLKYAVAVADTLNITEASKRVFISQPSLTAAIHELEEEMGVTIFIRSNKGVTITNEGDEFLSYARQVLEQASLLEEHYKGGENGNTIFSVSCQHYSFAVNAFVDVIRKFGGPSYDFTLRETQTNEIIDDVTKMKSEIGVLYLSGKNEKVIRNLIRKNNLVFEPLFTTPLHVFMSSKNPLAKKERITLADLKPFPYLTYEQGNFNSFYFAEEPLTAIDFDCPRNIKVRDRATLFNLLIGLDGYTICSGVISHKLNGKEIIAKPLSVIDKMTIGYVMRKSVTPSRYAQAYIAALMRHCHVKEKRDDS